The nucleotide sequence CCAAGAAGGACACTCGTGTTCTGAAGCACCCGGATTTGGAAACGATTCCGAATCTGCAAGTCATCAAGGCGATGCAGTCGCTCCATTCACGTGGTTGGGTCAAGGAGCAGTTCGCCTGGAGGCATTTCTATTGGTGCCTCACCAACGAGGGAATCGAGCAGCTGCGCAGCTATCTACACTTGCCCCCGGAGATCGTGCCCTCCACTTTGACTCGTCCTGCTCGCTCCGATACGGCGCGTCCGCGTCCAGGAGCTGGAGGACCTCGTGGTGGAGGAGCTGGAGGATTCGGAGTACCCTCCAAGACCGACGAGGATAGATCGACCTACCGTCGTGCTCCCAACGATGGTGGATTGGACAAGAAGGGCGATGTGGGACCAGGAACCGGTCAGCTCAAATACCGCGGAGGCTTTGGACGCGGATCCCGCTACTAAGTCATTAAGAGATGAATAAAATCATTAACGATTGAATATTCGCCCTAACAACGTCTAAATTTCGTTCATTTTTTGGCAATACTACTTGAGGGTTCTCAGTATTTGGATCTAATTACATGAATAATTGTCGATATTATATACTTCATAGTTTCTCATAAGTGCATAACTGGCCAGAAAGTTTAGATATACATTTTACTCATAAAGGATTCTATAATATAGATAGTAATGTTTGGTTAGTCAGAAAACCCTTCAAATGCTTTTAAcattgtttttatatttccaAGTTAATGCAATAGTTTTTATTCTTTCACCGTATCATTATTAACTAAACAAGACTCAAATTAATGGCTACATGGACTAGGACTATAATTAAACATTCTGATGAGTAGTTTTTTATTTGGTTCTGACTAATAACAGAAaacatataaaaatgtattgagGTCTGTTCTTATAATCCCAAGTTAATAGCATGGTTTTTATTCTTCCAGCGACACCTATCAATTAATCAAGAGCCAAATTTATGGCTCTATTGACTAGGACCTCTGGTGGCGCGTATTTCGTGTCGAACATGGCTTTATTTATGGTCGACCTGGCTGGCGGTTCGGTAACTTAAacatttgtatttttgacgCACTTCGATTTATTGATTGCCTTCCACAAAATGTGGCAATTGTCAGTGCGGCAGCCGCACGCACGATGTGTCAGCCAAAAAGGGGCTGGCGAACCCAATATGGACTTGGATATACAACTTCGACCAGAACAACAAATTATGCGGCGTCTGCTGAAAGAGGCATTAGTCAACTGGGATGGGAATTGGTATGGGGATTGGGTAACCCACCCAACTGAAGACCTCCCCCCGACTGGGGAAAGTGCAAGCTGCCCATAAAATCGTGAAAAATCGGGCAAGTTCCAGTTTAATCGAAATCAAAGCTATCTCCCTGGCCGAGTTTATTGAACTGGAATTGGAAGTGCCAACTTGGCAAGGTTCGATGTTCCCCGCCGAAGCCATTTGACAACTCTTTTGTGGCTTTAATTAGAGGGCAACACGGACCGAAAGGGATTTGGATTGGGATTTGCATGTCGCGTGTCTAGCGACACTTTGCTCGCGGAAAAACAATTAAGCAAACACCCAACAGGCCGTAGTCCTTTATTAATTTTTGGGTTCCCACCTTATTGATcaaacttttaatttttaaaattaattaatcaGGCACTGAGTATGCCGCAAACCTAGAGATCCAACTATCAGATACAAAATGCATTAATATGCCAAAAGGCCAGGCGAAATAACAACTTAATGAATGTCGGTAGAACACCATGTGCATGCTAATTGTACTATTATCTGGTCAAGAAATTAGCCATAAGGTAAGCTACATTTTCTCTAATTGATTTACCGACAAATTAATTAATCATAAAGACCATATGGGCCTGTCATGCGTATCCCAAAGTCACAAAATCGAAACCCAAAAGCCCAAATTCGTCTTGCTCGAATAGTTTGCGTTGAGGTGTGCCCCACAAATATGGCTCCAAATATTTGGTAATTGTTTCTCAAAGCGGAAACCTTAACAATTAGCAGAGTTTTCAAAGCTTTCCGTTAAGAAAAAAGTATATACCTACATAGGAAAAACTAGCACACGCCCCCAAAACCAAGAAAAACCCAAAAGACAGAGAGAAGAAAACATGGGGCGAAAATCAATTGCAGCGCCAAATGCAAATGAGAAACGAAACTGGCAGCGTTTTGTGATAATTGAAAAGCCACCGCG is from Drosophila suzukii chromosome 3, CBGP_Dsuzu_IsoJpt1.0, whole genome shotgun sequence and encodes:
- the RpS10a gene encoding small ribosomal subunit protein eS10B, producing MFIPKANRIAIYEYLFKEGVIVAKKDTRVLKHPDLETIPNLQVIKAMQSLHSRGWVKEQFAWRHFYWCLTNEGIEQLRSYLHLPPEIVPSTLTRPARSDTARPRPGAGGPRGGGAGGFGVPSKTDEDRSTYRRAPNDGGLDKKGDVGPGTGQLKYRGGFGRGSRY